ttagggcttcgtgatgcctccctgaaatgactttttgcaagTTGGGATGTCTGATGTTATCTCTCCTGCTTCCCTGTCAGTAGGCGTAATTGATTGGGGCTGCAGTCAAGTCATCACACACATGGATTCCCATTCCCATTCCTCACACAGGAAATTATCAGGGCAAaggttacagtttttctcagtcgctttggtgcttttcttaGATCAGAATGAACATTCTcatagttcaacctccacaacatttagtcatttgtgcacatcatagtagcaatttctccttcctctgaacaaattgcaaatgcttttgaacatgtatcagttgctttgtcatgtcagtcaaaatgaactacttatggatgctgaatgttcccaataaaactaatagtcttcatttgattgcttgagtcattatgcaaaattggtgaactagttaacaaattctgtcacaatgctgtagaattgcaaagagcacatacagtaaaactgtgaaacgtacatattcagtgtcttgtactcacttactcccctaactacagcaatttgtaactttactgtagttttcaaatggctgtacaagtactgtattgtgctgtcttgagcattttcaggtagtgtcaccaagttctgacctttttttgcatgggaaaacactgagagaataaactgccataatgaaaacatgacaaagccgtttgactatcttgttcataaacgatggtgtcaagacttatcattttgatgacactggcagtttcattgacataaatacttgcttttgaggaatggactatccattttgagcaagtgatgtgcttttgcaggttatccactaggttttgcagtttgcactaattgttttgagatatgcattaactgctgtgcaaatgttaatagtgatgtgagaaaagcaccaaaacTGTGTTGAAGATGGTTGCTGAGTAGGGGGActtagttagatagatagatagatagatagatagatagatagatagatagatagatagatagatagataatagatagatagatagatagatagatagatgtgacAAGGCTAGGTCCAGTAAAATGACCATTATGCAACACAAAGACTGTCCTCTCCAGCCACATATATCATTTGGGGGCCCATAGAGTGTTTCTTTTAGGTTGCATAAAGAGTTTCCCCTCCTCTAGGCTCAGTGCCAAAGAGTCCATTTCAGCCCATTTCAGGGGGAAGGAGTTTCagccagtggtgtagtctatgtgatagGCAGGactacagatagatagatagatagatagatagatagatagatactttattgatccccaggggaaattcaaggaaagaGTATGCATCTCAGTATAccaagcatcaccatctcagtatacccatttaaaatggtcaaggatacgtattaacatttggggttgattaCAGTATACAGTACTGTAATCAACATGGGGTTGATTACAGTATACAGATGTAGTTTAGCTGTTGATTACAGCTAAACTACATTTCATACCCactactttgtggaaaagcctttatttgtaatgacaccttcaaggcatttcctgtatgacgaaactaatcagtcgcagtattcaggtgtgattttggcccattgttttaaacagatagttttttaatattgaagattccaggggtccctcttgtgaatcttgatctttagttaacttccaaaactgttcaattgaatTTAAGTCAgagccttgatttcctttctctgaaaccaattgagagtttcctttgctgaatgctttggaaTCATTATCGGAAAGTCTAGCATGCCTGAGCTGTTCAGGACATGACCAGAGCCTGTTCAGAACGTCAAATCACTGGACAAAGATTACTATAGAGCTTGTTCAGAACGGCAAATGACTGGACAAAGATGACCAGAGCTTGTTCAGAACGGCAAATGACTGGACAAAGATGGTGGAGGCATTGACACATGCTGAGAACCCAAAGGTGACATAGCTATATCTATGATCACATGTACGGCATTCAAAGCTATTCATATTATGTACTTTCTGATGCCCTGCATActgttttttaaattattttttttacccttCAATGGATGTAgattaaacaaaaaacatgaaaaattatatttcaAGATGGTTTAATTTTAGGCCACTTGAAACAAAGCGCTTAGCTGATTGTGAAACTATCACCTGTTCTTGTGATTATGGCCCTTAAAACACAGGGCATCAGAAAGCTAATAGCTTAATCATTGTTCCTTGTTTATTACATACTGTACCagttttataatatataaatatataatttgtGTTGGAGTGGATGGAAACTGTTAGTGGTTATGTTTTTCAATTATTAGCCTGATGTTCCAGCCTATCTGCACATTTTGTTGGTGTGATGCACCTATCTGAAGAATACCCTCTTCTGGAAAAGTTCAACCAGGTCAGATATATTTCTGAATTTAGGCCCACAGCCTAGTTTGACAGAAATCCTTAAAATACTTGACATTTCTCTTATATTTATGAAAATGATATGCTTTCCTCAAGATCACAATAAGGTAGAATTTAATATGATTTGTTGTGTTTCCAAACAAATGGCACTTTGCACTTTTTAAAGTCTAGTAATTTATGGCCTATGTTGGCTCCAGCTTTCTCCAGCCAACAAAGCCACATGTCtcacctttaacccttaaaggtagGCTACCATCACCAGTGacaggaatgttggaaaattaaCTAATAgattttagaaccttgaattgttgtggaacagaatcttatgttagaatgttcaaaaacccacccctgaataattcatttatttatgtgtttgtttattgcaTTTATTTTCTGAACCTCTCATTATCAAGCCCTGTCAGGCAGCCATTGCAACATGAGTGACAGAGCTACAGCGCCCTCGTGTGACATTGTAAAAGCACAACACTGTGCACATTCCGTGAACTGTTGCCAAGACAACATATATTACGTAATATCCCCGCGACTCTTCATGTTGTTCTGACGGTTCTGTCTAAAGCAAAACAACTTGTACCATGCACTGTTAGGATCACTGATTTTGCCAGTTTAAGCAATCTACAGGTAAGTTTTAATAATTCCTTAAATGTATACAACAAAGACATCAAGAAATATGTCACTAGTCTTATACAATAAACGCTTTCTCCGTTAAGTTTGTGTAATGTGCGTCAAGTATGAATTCtagctgtctttctttctttcaagcTAGCATCCATAGCCACGGCTACTATACAGCATTGCTTAAAAACCTTAACGTTAAATCCAAATAACTGTGCCATACATGAAGCGAATATAAAATCTGTACAGATCCTATCTACCTTAGCATGCAGTAACTCCAGTCCCTAAACTAGTAACAGATTAGCTAAATACGTTGAAATCTGAGGTTTTGACATCTGAGGACTTTCTTAGCTTACATTAGGTTACTtcaacatatactgtacacaaatcTAAAGAAATCATGAGCTCATGGTGTGTCAACATTGTTTTTCATTGTTTCCACATAAGAATGGAACTCCTTCCAATACTAGAACCAGAGGACAAGCCGCGAGATAAACAATGGTAAATTGATATTCCGTTCTTGCATCAAACCGTTGTTAAGTGTTTTGGGATTTCAGTATGAATCGGAATGACTCGTCGAGTAACACCACATTTGTCATGCTGCCTAGGTATGCCCTGGTGCCCAGAGGACAAAGCCCAGGTGTCAGTGTGGGTCACACCTGTACTTTTATACCATCCGATGAGGGAGGAAAGGGGAAAATCGTCATTGTAGGAGGCGCAAACCCAAATGGCAGCTTTTCTGAATCCAGTGTCATTGACCTAGGTAAAACAAGCCATTGAGAAAGAGTTTTACCATATCAGAATGCCTCCGTAGTCTAGTCTGAATCCACAGAGAATCTTGCTCCCGATTTATTGTTTTAGTTCTGAGTCATTGCTGTGCAGAGATTCAGTTCCCAAAGAAGAACTGAGAACTGCAGGAACTATAATCTATCACAACGTGTCATGCCCAGTCGATAATGATAAATTCATTTAGGTCAACATGAGATTGGAAATTATAATTTGGATGAAATCTCAAGGTCTTGGCCAGCCCAAGAAAACCATGCCAGAGATACTCTTAACATACTAGTCACTCTGCATCACTTGCATTGCTCATCAACATtatcctcttcctctttgtATTCAGAGCGTCATGAGTGGGATGTCCCGGACTGGCAGGGCTTGCTGGCTCGCTATGAGCACTGCAGCTTCTCACCGGACGGCAGCCCCAGGAGCCTCTGGGTGTTTGCCGGAGCTGAACCGAGTGGGAACCGCAACTGTGTCCAGGTCCTACAGCTGTCAGGTAGCCTAGTGACTGCTGTACTGGCTGCTGTCTGGTAGCCTAGCGACTGCTGGCTGCTGTCCGGTAGCCTAGTGACTGCTGTACTGGCTGGTGTCTGGTAACCTAGCGACTGCTGTAATGCCTGCTGTCTGGTTGTATGTCAGTCGGTCTCTTAAGTATGAGTCTCTGATTGGATCCatgaaaaatacacacacacacacacacacacacacacacacaaacacacacaaacattacaccTATGGCACATGGTCTCTTTTTGTGTGGCTGACTGCTTTGTATGAATTACCAGATTAAACACAGTTCCGTCAAtgatgacatactgtatgtgttttatgATAAGgttgtgtggagagtgtgtggtgcTATTGTAGTATTGTACAGTTGGTGTTCTAGTGGTGACTAATAATTTCTGTGTATCAAAGGTGTCTGGCTTTACGGAGGTGCCTGACATGTCGATGTGTGGTGATGTGTTTGCAGACGGTGGCTCTTGGAGAACTGTGTCGGTGACTGGAGAGCCGCCCTCTCCCAGGACGTACCACACAAGCACAGCCTGCGTTGGGGGCCGGCTCTTTGTGTTCTCTGGGGGAGATGCTGGCTCCATGCCTGTGTCTGATCCACAACTACATGTCTTTGATACAGGTGAGTCATGACAATTCCAACTGGCTTTGTCTTACTTTGTTTCAGTTgagattttattgtagtttatagttttttttatagcctcagggctctacactaacaattttttttcaggagcacttgtgcgcccaagttaaaaaatttaggagcacagacaaaaatttggccgcacagtcagttctgtacttaacttacacataatctaacattatactgcagctaacagttaaacatgccagtgcaccaattgcgaatattaagaatgactgacaacatttaggctacaggaaacaggattttaaagatcagtgcctactttattttcagtctgttctattttcctacattttgttaatgtaaaataatataatacattgccatatttgcatttagcctgtatatcaagtatcctgccaaatgtaggctaatttatttatttgtgaatccatctatagctaaaccaaatatgcccatggtgacctatctgactgcatactgcctaatactactactaaaacagtcagttttctcttccacaaaacccaacataggctaatcaaggatatatgttttatacttttagtttttatttgaaatatctgcattggtaggggcagtaggcaaacgttaggcctattttcgttttgcacttcagcttgtaaacaaacaagcatgcgtggaagcctggagttgtcagtagcgttctacctttgaataaaatgagagtattacgggaggctacttttgtgccggttcgctacagctatattttgcatattgcagccaatacgtcaacagggctaaaaggcatgttaggttacctttccttctctcactgcattctcagaatctcatcccatcttggctggctagtctaactttccgctttttctgcgcgctcttggattttttgcactcgcacggcatcatttttactcgcatgtgcgagtgaaatgggcgcactgtagagccctgagcCTGTTTATGAACTGGTAGGAGTACTCAAGTGGCATCCGCTGAACTTTTTACAAGACTTTTCTGTTTCATGCATCGTAGTTCCTTTTTAAAACCTGTTACTGTGAAATCCAAAAC
The Alosa alosa isolate M-15738 ecotype Scorff River chromosome 12, AALO_Geno_1.1, whole genome shotgun sequence DNA segment above includes these coding regions:
- the rabepk gene encoding rab9 effector protein with kelch motifs, whose translation is MELLPILEPEDKPRDKQWYALVPRGQSPGVSVGHTCTFIPSDEGGKGKIVIVGGANPNGSFSESSVIDLERHEWDVPDWQGLLARYEHCSFSPDGSPRSLWVFAGAEPSGNRNCVQVLQLSDGGSWRTVSVTGEPPSPRTYHTSTACVGGRLFVFSGGDAGSMPVSDPQLHVFDTATSTWSQPATKGRPPSPRHGHVVVAVGSTIFIHGGLEGDKFHSDMYSLDTVTMRWEKVKPKGDVPSGRAAHSAVALGKNIYTFGGMTPEGATNAMYKFQTDKQRWTLLKFEGDLPPNRLDHSMCVAPWRVRTEPTQDGDAAQGQNPEDTHLCFMFGGMDTEGVIFNECLVTVVT